The following DNA comes from Bacteroidota bacterium.
CCCCCGGTGAGATAGACCGTGGCGAAGGAGTCGAGCGCTGCTGCGTCGCCTCGCTGCAGTGAGAAGTCGAGCGAATGGACGAGCAGTTCGCGGTTGTCCGGTGCCCAGCGCCGAGCCTGGGTGAGGGGCTCGCGTGCCTCGGCGACGGGCCGCCCGCGGTAGGGATTGTAGTGGAACAGCACCTCGGTCAGCAGGAGCCACGTCTCGGCGTCGTCCGGGTGGCGGGCCAAGACCGACCGGTAGCGCCGCTCGGCCTCGGCCGGGCGGCCGGTCCGAAAGGCGTGGTAGCCGGCGAGCACGTCGCGGGTCCGAGCGGGGAGGTCCTCGGCGTGGCGGAGGGCACGCGCGACGGCCCGTTGGTTGAGATAGCCATTGCCGGTCCAGCCGGCGGCACGGGCGAGGCGGTACCACGCGAGCGCGAACAGGCTGTCGGCCTCGACGGCCCGTGAGAGCGCGACCTCAGCCTCGGCAAAGCGGGCATCGCGGAGCAACTGCTCGCCGTCGAGGTAGGCCCGGAGCGCCGGGAACGAGGTCGTCGTGAGCGCGGCGAGGCCGGCGAGCTGCTCGTCCGGGTCGCCAAGTTGAGCGGCGACGAGTTGCTGCGCGAGGGCGTCGAGCGCGGGCAGCAGGTCCTCCGGCGAGGCTGCGCTGGCCTGGGCGCGGGCGGCCTCCGCGCCGCCGGTCTCGTAGAGCGACGCATGGAGACGGAGGCCACCGCCGGTGTCCATCACCCGGCCGAGGACGAACTGCTCCGAGGCGAAGCCGGCCGCGAGCGCGCGCGCCTCGTCGAGCGAGAGCGGCCCGTCGCTGCGCGCCTGACTGAGGAGGGCGTTGGGATCGACGACGCGGATACCGGCCACGCCGTCAAGCTGCGTGGCGAGGAGGTCGACGAGGCCCTCGCGGAGGTAGCCGAGCGCGTCGCCGCCCCGGACCTCGAACGGGAGGACCGCGAGCGTCATCGGCTGCGTTGCCGCCGGCGGGCGGGCGGCAGGCCACGCGAGCCACGCGCCGAGAGCCAGGAGAGCGATGCCCGTGAGCCAGACGGCCCACCGACGAGTAACGTGCTGCTGGGGCGGTGCCAGCTTTACCCCGATACCGCCTGCCCGCAGCGCGTCGCGCACGTCCCCCGCCGACGCGGGACGGTCCTCAGGCCGCTTCGCCAGCAAACGCCGGACGAGAGAACGCTCGTCCGGGTCGAGCCGGCCGAGGCCGTCCGGCTCGGACTCCAGCACGGCGTAGAGCACCGATGCTTCGGTGTCACGCTGGAACGGCCGCGCGCCGGTCCGCATCTCCACGAGGAGCACCCCGAGCGCCCACAGGTCCGCCGCCGGCCCGACCGCCTCGCCGCGGACCTGCTCGGGGGCCATGTAGCCGACCGTGCCGAGTGCGGCCCCGGTCCGGGTGAGGCGCTCGGCGCGGGCAAGGTGGGCGATCCCGAAGTCGAGCACGCGCACGCCCGCCCGCGTCAGCATCACGTTGCCCGGCTTGAGGTCGCGGTGGACGACGCCAGCGGCGTGGGCGGCCTCGAGCGCGTCGGCAACGTCGGCGGCGACAGCCAGGGCCTCGTCTCGGCCGAGCGGGCCGCGCGCGAGCCGTACCCGGAGCGTCTCGCCCTCGTAGCAGGCCATCACGAGAAACGTCCGCCCGTCGACTTCCTCGACGCCGTGGACGGTGCAGACGTGGGGGTGGTCGAGCGCCGCTGCGGCGCGGGCTTCCCGCAGGAGGCGTGCGCGTGCCGCGTCGTCGAGGTCGGCGTGGAGGAACTTGAGTGCGACGGGCCGCTCCAGGCGCCTGTCGAAGGCGCGCCAGACGCTTCCCATCCCGCCCGCGCCGAGCGCCGCCTCGATGCGGTAGTGCCCGACTGTCTCTCCGGGTCCCGGCGGTGGAGTCCGCGGCGGCCCCACGCCAAGCGTGTCGAAGGCGGCGAGAGCCTGGCCGGCGGCGGCTCCGAGCGCCTCGAAGCCCGACTCAGCCTCGGGCTGCGCCGCGAGCAGGTCTTTGACCTCGGCGCGCACCGCAGGGTCGTCGCAGGCGGCGTCGAGCCAGGCCGTGCGCTCGGCGGCCGGGCGGTCGAGCGCGTCGGCGAAGAGGGTGCTTACGCGTTCCCAACGGTCCTCAGGCGTGGTGGCCATCGCTCACACCGGAGGGCGTCGGAGTTCGCGGTGGAGCCAGGCCTGCGCCGCGGCCCAGTCCCGCTTGACCGTTGCGGGCGAGAGGCCGAGCGCCGTCGCCGTCTCCGGCACCGAGAGTTGCCCGTAGAACCGGCACTCGACGACGCGGCTCTGGCGCGGGCTGAGCGCTTCGAGCCGGGCGAGGGCTTCGTCGAGCGCGACGAACGTGTCGGCCACGTCGTCGGTGAACGCGACGGGGTCGGCGAGGGCAGTGGCGTCGTCCAGGGCAACGTGGGGCTGCGCGCCGCCGCGCTTCTGGCGTCGGCGGTCGCGGGCGTAGTTGCTCAGCACCTGCCGCATCGCCTTCGAGGCGAGCGCGAAGAAGTGCGCCCGGCCGTCCACGTCGAGCGCGCCGCCGGCGAGCTTGAGGTAGGCCTCGTGGACGAGCGCCGTCGTGTTGAGCGTGTCGTTGCCATTCCAGCGAGCGCGCTGCCGCTTGGCGAGCGCCGAGAGCTCGTCGTAGACGAGCGCGAAGAGGGCGTCGGCGGCGCGGTCCTCGCCCTGCCGGACCTCGCGAAGCAGTTGGGTGACGTCGGCCATGCGCGGCTGGGTCAAGCTCAGGCAGCGAGCTTGAATATAGCCAGCGACGGAGCCGCTGTCCGTCACGATTCTATGATCTGTGCTACCATACTTGCGGAAAA
Coding sequences within:
- a CDS encoding protein kinase produces the protein MATTPEDRWERVSTLFADALDRPAAERTAWLDAACDDPAVRAEVKDLLAAQPEAESGFEALGAAAGQALAAFDTLGVGPPRTPPPGPGETVGHYRIEAALGAGGMGSVWRAFDRRLERPVALKFLHADLDDAARARLLREARAAAALDHPHVCTVHGVEEVDGRTFLVMACYEGETLRVRLARGPLGRDEALAVAADVADALEAAHAAGVVHRDLKPGNVMLTRAGVRVLDFGIAHLARAERLTRTGAALGTVGYMAPEQVRGEAVGPAADLWALGVLLVEMRTGARPFQRDTEASVLYAVLESEPDGLGRLDPDERSLVRRLLAKRPEDRPASAGDVRDALRAGGIGVKLAPPQQHVTRRWAVWLTGIALLALGAWLAWPAARPPAATQPMTLAVLPFEVRGGDALGYLREGLVDLLATQLDGVAGIRVVDPNALLSQARSDGPLSLDEARALAAGFASEQFVLGRVMDTGGGLRLHASLYETGGAEAARAQASAASPEDLLPALDALAQQLVAAQLGDPDEQLAGLAALTTTSFPALRAYLDGEQLLRDARFAEAEVALSRAVEADSLFALAWYRLARAAGWTGNGYLNQRAVARALRHAEDLPARTRDVLAGYHAFRTGRPAEAERRYRSVLARHPDDAETWLLLTEVLFHYNPYRGRPVAEAREPLTQARRWAPDNRELLVHSLDFSLQRGDAAALDSFATVYLTGGPSPAMGTAYGLMRDLAIGAVAASAVPERLRSAGLDVAVLLLTRLAPLAGDEVLARTAAEVLASSDDADARATGLLHLASFDAAAGRWAESERHFADAQVLDPDQALTWRTLVAALPNSSVPDRALPGLRAGLEAWTPAAVAYGGEGDAVRRYLLGLLDVRLGQPDRARGAARSLETDDTVLARALAASLRARAEFAADPEAALARIDAVRLSVPFPLREVSPVYGQVLDRAVCAEALRLLGRTAAAERWQASLHDGYEHVPFVAPQTK
- a CDS encoding ECF-type sigma factor, which produces MADVTQLLREVRQGEDRAADALFALVYDELSALAKRQRARWNGNDTLNTTALVHEAYLKLAGGALDVDGRAHFFALASKAMRQVLSNYARDRRRQKRGGAQPHVALDDATALADPVAFTDDVADTFVALDEALARLEALSPRQSRVVECRFYGQLSVPETATALGLSPATVKRDWAAAQAWLHRELRRPPV